The following coding sequences are from one Desulfosporosinus orientis DSM 765 window:
- a CDS encoding nickel-dependent hydrogenase large subunit — protein MTRIVVDPITRIEGHLRIEAVVEGTRIVEAMSSGTVFRGIEKIVENRDPRDVWAFVQRICGVCTHIHALASIRAVEDALDIRIPKNANYIRNIMTATQFVQDHVIHFYHLHGFDWIDVVSALKADPVQTSALARSISSWPNSSDGYFRDVQAKVKTLVESGQLGIFANAYWGHPAYRLPPEANLLGVAHYLDALTWQKEIAKIHTIFGGKNPHPNYLVGGMASTLNMNDNSVINMERLNLVKTKIDEAQVFVDQVLIPDIFAIANFYKKDLFGGGVGNYLAYGGIPIVDIREPDSFLFPSGVVLNRDLSKVLEVDLKDPKQIQEFVSHSWYRYDNTNAGLHPWQGQTEPAYDGPRPPYDNLEENKGYSWIKEPRWQGHSMEVGPLARFVIAYARGNKEIKGMVDEALKRLDLPISAVFSTLGRTLARALESKYLVNHLAGFYADLVDNIKAGDSQTFNGEKWDPKKWPAQAQGVGFAEAPRGALGHWVKINNGKVSAYQAVVPTTWNASPRDDSGQKGPYESSLLDTPIAIEDQPLELLRTIHSFDPCLACATHLITPKGQEIAKVRVF, from the coding sequence ATGACAAGAATAGTCGTTGACCCAATTACTCGAATTGAAGGGCATTTGCGAATTGAGGCAGTTGTGGAAGGGACCCGCATCGTTGAGGCAATGAGTTCAGGTACAGTGTTTCGAGGAATCGAAAAAATTGTGGAGAACAGGGATCCCCGAGATGTCTGGGCTTTTGTACAAAGAATCTGCGGGGTTTGTACTCATATACATGCCTTAGCATCTATACGTGCTGTTGAAGACGCCTTGGATATCCGTATTCCCAAAAATGCCAACTATATTCGTAATATCATGACTGCAACACAATTTGTGCAAGATCACGTGATCCATTTTTATCATTTGCATGGATTTGATTGGATCGATGTTGTTAGCGCTCTTAAAGCCGATCCAGTCCAAACCAGCGCCTTGGCACGTTCCATCTCTAGTTGGCCAAATTCCTCGGATGGCTATTTCCGGGATGTGCAGGCTAAGGTGAAAACCTTAGTTGAGAGCGGTCAATTAGGGATTTTCGCTAATGCTTATTGGGGTCATCCCGCCTATCGGCTGCCTCCTGAGGCGAATTTGCTGGGTGTTGCGCACTATCTTGATGCTTTGACCTGGCAAAAAGAAATAGCCAAGATTCATACGATTTTTGGAGGGAAAAATCCACATCCCAACTACTTGGTGGGAGGAATGGCCAGTACTCTGAATATGAATGACAACAGTGTTATCAATATGGAACGTTTAAATCTGGTCAAGACCAAGATTGACGAAGCCCAGGTTTTTGTAGATCAAGTGCTCATCCCTGACATTTTTGCAATTGCTAATTTTTATAAAAAGGATCTCTTTGGCGGGGGAGTAGGAAATTATCTGGCCTATGGAGGAATTCCCATTGTTGATATTCGGGAGCCGGACAGTTTTCTATTTCCTAGCGGAGTTGTCTTAAATCGGGATCTAAGCAAAGTTCTCGAAGTGGATTTGAAAGATCCCAAGCAAATTCAAGAATTTGTATCACACTCCTGGTATCGTTATGATAACACGAATGCAGGGCTGCACCCATGGCAGGGACAGACAGAACCGGCCTATGACGGACCTCGCCCTCCTTATGACAACTTAGAAGAGAATAAAGGGTACAGCTGGATAAAAGAACCCCGTTGGCAAGGACATTCTATGGAGGTGGGTCCTTTAGCTCGTTTTGTAATCGCCTATGCCAGAGGAAACAAAGAGATAAAAGGAATGGTTGATGAAGCCCTTAAGCGTTTAGACTTGCCCATATCGGCTGTTTTTTCAACCTTGGGACGAACTCTTGCCAGGGCCTTAGAATCAAAATACCTAGTGAACCATTTAGCAGGATTTTATGCGGATTTAGTGGACAACATTAAAGCCGGGGACAGCCAGACCTTTAACGGGGAAAAATGGGATCCAAAGAAATGGCCTGCTCAAGCCCAGGGGGTAGGATTTGCTGAGGCACCCAGAGGCGCTTTAGGGCATTGGGTGAAAATTAATAATGGTAAGGTCAGCGCCTATCAGGCTGTAGTTCCGACAACCTGGAATGCGTCTCCGCGAGATGACTCCGGTCAAAAAGGACCCTATGAATCCTCGTTGCTGGATACTCCCATCGCAATTGAAGATCAGCCTCTGGAGCTGTTGCGAACCATCCATTCCTTTGATCCTTGTCTGGCCTGTGCCACTCACTTGATAACTCCCAAAGGGCAAGAGATTGCAAAAGTTAGAGTGTTTTAG
- a CDS encoding hydrogenase small subunit, with the protein MPEAESYYQLARRRGVTRRDFLKFCAMMGAMLGLDAAEFPKIVHALETKPRLPVIYLNLQECTCCTESLLRSAHPLISDLIFNMISLDYMEPLQAAAGKQAEAARLKTMKDYPGSYLLVVEGSATLGDGGVYCTIGGVSSTELLKEVADSAAAVIAFGSCATNACVQGAYPNPTQAVPVRRIVKNKPVIDVPGCPPIAEVITGTIVHYITYGKIPELTNLGRPKAFYQHRVHDNCVRRAFFDAGQFVESFDDAGAKQGWCLYKVGCKGPTTYNACAITEWNDGVSYPVKSGHPCIGCSENNYFDNTPLYTHLADIPNDAIGKDADTIGAGLLGLTGMAVAVHAGMTAVVKNREKNGKDSHHDKNSR; encoded by the coding sequence TTGCCGGAAGCCGAGAGTTATTATCAGTTGGCGCGTCGCAGAGGAGTTACCCGCAGGGACTTTCTTAAATTTTGTGCTATGATGGGTGCCATGCTCGGACTGGATGCAGCCGAATTCCCAAAAATTGTTCACGCGTTAGAAACGAAACCTCGTTTACCTGTGATTTATCTCAATTTGCAGGAGTGCACCTGTTGTACGGAATCCCTGCTGCGTTCAGCCCATCCCCTTATTTCAGATCTGATTTTTAATATGATTTCCTTGGACTACATGGAGCCGCTGCAGGCAGCAGCTGGGAAACAAGCAGAAGCAGCCCGTCTTAAGACCATGAAAGATTATCCGGGATCCTATTTGTTGGTTGTTGAGGGGAGCGCAACCTTAGGGGATGGAGGTGTTTATTGTACTATCGGCGGTGTGTCCTCAACAGAACTGTTGAAGGAGGTTGCCGATAGTGCGGCAGCAGTGATTGCCTTTGGATCCTGCGCTACGAATGCCTGCGTACAAGGGGCTTATCCCAATCCCACTCAAGCAGTCCCAGTACGAAGGATTGTCAAAAACAAGCCTGTTATTGATGTGCCGGGATGTCCTCCCATTGCAGAAGTAATTACAGGAACCATCGTCCATTATATTACCTACGGTAAAATTCCTGAGTTGACCAATTTAGGCCGGCCAAAGGCTTTTTATCAACATCGAGTTCACGATAATTGTGTACGAAGGGCGTTTTTTGATGCAGGTCAGTTTGTAGAGTCTTTTGATGATGCCGGAGCAAAACAAGGCTGGTGTCTCTATAAGGTTGGCTGTAAGGGTCCCACAACTTATAATGCCTGCGCCATTACGGAATGGAATGACGGGGTCAGTTACCCGGTTAAATCCGGTCATCCTTGTATTGGCTGTTCAGAAAATAATTATTTTGATAATACTCCTTTATATACACATTTGGCAGATATTCCCAACGATGCCATAGGGAAAGATGCCGACACCATCGGGGCTGGTCTGCTTGGACTGACAGGGATGGCAGTCGCAGTTCACGCAGGAATGACAGCCGTTGTTAAAAATCGAGAGAAGAATGGAAAGGACTCACACCATGACAAGAATAGTCGTTGA
- a CDS encoding flavodoxin family protein, with product MKVISINGSPRKNWNTDILLQKALNGAKSVGAQTEAIHLYDLNFKGCISCFACKKKNSKYIGHCAMKDDLTNVLEKILVSDVLLLGSPIYFGNVTGLMRSFLERLLFSNLSYNEGHRSVFPGKVSSGFIYTMNVPKEFINQVNYEALFQQNKTLLEILNGTSEFIISADTYQFDNYSKYEASRFNENHKAKVKAEQFPLDCQKAFDLGVKLASN from the coding sequence ATGAAAGTAATTTCTATTAATGGTAGTCCGAGAAAAAATTGGAATACGGATATCTTATTACAAAAAGCTCTTAATGGAGCTAAATCAGTAGGAGCGCAAACAGAAGCTATCCATTTGTATGACTTGAATTTTAAAGGCTGCATTAGCTGCTTTGCCTGTAAAAAGAAAAACTCCAAATATATCGGCCATTGCGCCATGAAAGATGATTTAACAAATGTTTTGGAGAAAATTCTGGTGTCAGATGTCCTTCTGTTGGGTTCGCCCATTTATTTTGGCAATGTAACTGGGTTAATGCGTTCTTTTTTGGAACGTTTACTTTTTTCAAACCTTTCCTATAATGAAGGGCATCGTTCTGTTTTCCCAGGCAAGGTATCATCTGGCTTTATCTATACAATGAATGTACCAAAGGAATTTATAAATCAAGTTAACTACGAAGCCCTTTTCCAACAAAATAAAACTCTGCTGGAAATACTTAACGGAACCTCAGAGTTCATAATATCCGCTGACACATATCAGTTTGACAATTACTCTAAATATGAAGCCTCCCGCTTCAACGAGAACCACAAGGCCAAAGTTAAGGCTGAACAATTCCCCCTAGACTGCCAAAAAGCCTTTGATTTAGGTGTTAAACTAGCAAGTAACTAA
- a CDS encoding electron transfer flavoprotein subunit beta/FixA family protein: MQILVCIKQVPGTSKIDVDPVTGVLKRDGVDSKMNPYDLYAIETALRLKEQKGGKISVISMGPPQAKEVIQEAFMMGADEGVLISDRKFAGADVLATSYALSQGVRQMGNFDLILCGKQTTDGDTAQVGPEMAEYLGIPHIANVLSILDIKETSILVEMDMANTIEAAEIQFPCLLTVEKDIFQPRLPSYKKKLSTKNREIRTITFNDLEDKNENRYGLSGSPTQVERIFPPSVNTDQQTWTGTPTELSFQITDKLKQLKFI; this comes from the coding sequence ATGCAAATTCTTGTCTGTATTAAACAAGTTCCGGGAACCTCAAAAATTGACGTTGACCCAGTCACCGGTGTCCTAAAACGGGATGGAGTGGACTCTAAAATGAATCCCTATGATTTATATGCCATCGAAACAGCACTGCGGCTTAAAGAGCAAAAAGGCGGCAAAATTTCCGTCATTAGCATGGGACCGCCGCAAGCCAAAGAAGTCATTCAAGAGGCCTTCATGATGGGTGCTGACGAAGGAGTATTGATCTCTGACCGTAAATTTGCCGGTGCCGATGTCCTGGCAACCTCTTACGCTCTTTCTCAAGGTGTTCGTCAAATGGGCAACTTCGATCTAATCCTTTGCGGTAAGCAAACAACCGATGGAGACACAGCTCAAGTTGGACCTGAAATGGCAGAATATCTCGGCATACCTCATATTGCCAATGTCTTAAGCATCCTGGACATTAAGGAGACATCCATACTAGTGGAAATGGACATGGCTAACACAATTGAAGCAGCTGAAATTCAATTTCCCTGCCTCTTAACTGTAGAAAAAGACATATTTCAGCCTCGACTTCCATCTTATAAGAAAAAACTAAGCACGAAAAACCGTGAAATTAGGACAATTACTTTCAACGATCTTGAAGATAAAAATGAAAATAGATACGGACTCAGCGGTTCGCCTACTCAGGTTGAACGAATCTTTCCCCCTTCCGTAAATACAGATCAACAAACTTGGACAGGCACTCCAACGGAGCTTAGTTTTCAAATAACCGATAAGCTTAAACAATTAAAGTTTATTTAA
- a CDS encoding electron transfer flavoprotein subunit alpha/FixB family protein, protein MSKLICHQEKLNESNIQALVEICPFNALEAKNGTLEITSACKMCKLCVKKGPEGVMEFLEEAASTVDKSLWNGIGVYVDHLEGEIHPVTFELIGKAKELAAVVNFPVYCVFMGYNITDKAQALLHYGVDEVFVYDYKELDHFRIEPYTAAFEDFIQKVKPSSLLVGATTIGRSLAPRVAARFRTGLTADCTTLEMKDNTDLVQIRPAFGGNIMAQIICPNTRPQMATVRYKVMDAPQRQAEPKGKITLCSLEPSKLVSSINVLKVTRKEAEENISDADVIIAVGRALKSEKDLAMIQELAYLLNAQIAGTRPLVEAGWINPKQQIGLSGRTVKPKLIITLGISGAVQFAAGMNSSEQIFAINKDPHASIFNIAHYGIVGDLYEIVPQLIADIKRSQAQICAR, encoded by the coding sequence GTGAGTAAGCTAATTTGTCACCAAGAAAAGTTAAATGAATCCAATATCCAAGCCTTAGTGGAGATTTGTCCCTTCAATGCTCTTGAGGCAAAGAATGGAACCCTGGAAATTACTTCAGCCTGTAAAATGTGTAAACTCTGTGTGAAAAAAGGACCCGAAGGGGTCATGGAATTCCTTGAGGAAGCAGCCTCTACCGTAGATAAATCGTTATGGAATGGCATTGGAGTTTACGTTGACCATCTCGAAGGAGAAATCCATCCTGTAACTTTTGAATTAATTGGTAAGGCCAAAGAGCTTGCAGCCGTCGTCAATTTCCCCGTGTATTGCGTGTTTATGGGTTATAACATAACCGACAAAGCTCAAGCCTTGCTTCATTACGGAGTAGACGAGGTCTTCGTCTATGACTACAAAGAATTGGACCATTTCCGTATTGAACCTTACACAGCAGCCTTTGAGGATTTTATTCAAAAGGTAAAACCTTCATCCTTACTTGTCGGAGCAACTACCATTGGCCGCTCCTTGGCGCCAAGAGTAGCTGCGAGATTCCGAACCGGCTTAACCGCCGATTGTACGACTCTTGAAATGAAAGATAACACAGACCTTGTTCAAATCAGACCTGCTTTCGGCGGCAACATTATGGCCCAAATCATTTGTCCGAATACCAGGCCACAAATGGCAACGGTAAGATATAAAGTCATGGATGCACCTCAAAGACAGGCCGAACCTAAAGGCAAGATTACTCTATGTTCATTGGAGCCATCAAAGCTAGTATCTTCCATTAACGTATTAAAGGTAACACGCAAAGAAGCAGAAGAAAATATTTCGGATGCTGATGTGATCATTGCTGTGGGAAGAGCTTTAAAATCCGAGAAAGACCTGGCGATGATTCAGGAATTAGCATATTTATTAAATGCTCAAATTGCAGGTACTCGCCCCTTAGTTGAAGCCGGTTGGATTAACCCCAAACAGCAAATCGGCTTATCCGGGAGAACCGTTAAACCCAAACTAATTATAACTCTCGGAATTTCGGGAGCTGTTCAGTTCGCTGCAGGTATGAATAGCTCTGAACAGATCTTTGCCATTAATAAAGACCCTCATGCCTCAATTTTTAATATCGCTCATTATGGCATTGTTGGTGATCTCTATGAAATTGTTCCTCAACTAATTGCAGATATCAAACGCTCACAAGCTCAGATTTGTGCTCGTTAA
- a CDS encoding FAD-binding oxidoreductase translates to MNNYKTVDAKDREFLVSLLGNERVYTGEAISDDFSHDELGGISKAPDILVDVLSTDEVSEIMQYAYENNIPVVARGSGTGLVGASVPIFGGIMLNMCGMNNILELDEENLTLTLEPGVLLMEISKYVEEHDLFYPPDPGEKSATIAGNINTNAGGMRAVKYGVTRDYIRGLEVVLPNGKVINVGGKVVKNSSGYSVKDLICGSEGTLGIITKVILKLIPLPKKAISLLIPFPDLDSAISTVPKIIKSKSIPTAIEFMQREVILAAEEFLGKKFPDNSSDAYLLLTFDGNSSEELEKDYEKVANICLAEGALDAFIIDTDERKEAVWSARGAFLEAVKASTTDMDECDVVVPRNKVAEFIKYTHLLQEQFNNRIRSFGHAGDGNLHVYVLRDDLTDAQWKKQLADVFEAMYQKSRELNGLVSGEHGIGYAKKSYMFDQYEPDYVELMRNIKLAFDPKNILNPGKVCW, encoded by the coding sequence ATGAACAATTATAAAACCGTGGATGCAAAGGATCGGGAATTTCTAGTTTCTCTATTAGGAAATGAGCGGGTTTACACCGGGGAAGCCATCAGCGATGATTTTAGTCATGACGAATTAGGGGGAATCAGCAAAGCCCCTGACATTTTAGTAGATGTCTTATCTACAGATGAAGTTTCCGAAATTATGCAATATGCCTATGAAAATAATATTCCTGTTGTGGCAAGAGGCTCAGGAACTGGGTTAGTCGGTGCATCAGTTCCAATTTTCGGGGGAATTATGCTGAACATGTGCGGCATGAATAATATCCTTGAGCTGGATGAGGAAAATTTAACCCTCACTCTAGAGCCTGGAGTGCTTTTAATGGAAATCAGCAAATATGTAGAAGAACATGATTTGTTCTATCCTCCGGACCCTGGCGAAAAATCTGCAACTATTGCCGGAAATATTAATACCAACGCCGGAGGCATGCGGGCTGTAAAGTATGGAGTAACCAGAGATTATATCCGAGGACTTGAAGTGGTTCTCCCTAACGGAAAGGTTATCAATGTGGGCGGAAAAGTTGTTAAAAATTCTTCCGGTTACAGCGTGAAAGACTTAATCTGCGGTTCAGAAGGCACCTTAGGTATTATCACAAAAGTCATTTTAAAACTTATTCCTCTGCCGAAAAAAGCAATTTCCCTGTTAATCCCCTTCCCCGATCTCGACAGTGCCATTAGCACGGTTCCGAAAATTATTAAATCAAAATCCATTCCTACAGCCATCGAATTTATGCAGAGAGAAGTTATTCTTGCCGCAGAAGAATTTCTGGGCAAAAAATTCCCAGACAATTCGTCCGATGCCTATCTCCTGCTGACCTTCGACGGCAACAGCAGCGAAGAATTAGAGAAAGACTATGAGAAAGTCGCTAATATCTGTCTTGCCGAAGGAGCACTTGATGCCTTCATTATCGACACAGATGAACGAAAAGAAGCGGTTTGGTCCGCACGGGGCGCTTTCCTGGAAGCTGTGAAAGCCTCTACCACGGACATGGATGAATGTGATGTTGTTGTTCCGCGCAATAAAGTAGCTGAATTCATTAAATATACCCATCTTCTTCAGGAACAGTTTAATAACCGCATTAGAAGTTTTGGCCATGCCGGAGACGGAAACTTACACGTCTATGTGTTGAGGGATGATCTCACCGACGCGCAATGGAAAAAGCAACTAGCCGATGTCTTTGAGGCCATGTATCAAAAATCCCGAGAACTCAACGGTTTAGTATCAGGAGAACATGGTATTGGCTATGCTAAGAAAAGCTATATGTTTGATCAATATGAGCCTGATTATGTGGAGCTCATGAGAAATATCAAATTAGCCTTTGATCCTAAAAATATACTCAATCCTGGCAAAGTCTGCTGGTAG
- a CDS encoding AI-2E family transporter, which produces MEVNVEFNCNWNRKYTTIAMYSFIVIASSILFFLIMSRLDNFIHILTGHFSSLYPFVYGFVIAYLVNFLLNFFKKQLGKIPSLKKVKPSRFHILSMLLAYLVSGFLVYLFIAFIFPQLIASISGLVRKIPDYVQSSTEYLKYLSEDILLPPGVVDFLNKRLDEMAFFISDNAEDLVPIALAFLRNTALSVWNVFLGIIISIYMLAEKEQFISLAKKIVYSIFNVKNAERVIEIVRRAQTIFSRFLGGKILDSLIIGCLTFIILTAVDMPYTLLVTFIITVTNIIPFFGPFIGAVPSVIIIFFESPIMAFWFLIIIFILQQLDGNVIGPKILGDSLGISSFWILFAILLGGKFFGFVGLIIGVPLFVLIYSIIKEIVELRLEAKGLPVETKEYLDR; this is translated from the coding sequence ATGGAGGTTAATGTGGAATTTAATTGTAATTGGAATCGAAAATATACTACCATCGCGATGTACAGCTTCATCGTTATTGCGTCCAGCATCCTGTTCTTTCTTATCATGTCGAGACTGGACAACTTCATACACATATTAACAGGTCATTTTTCATCCCTCTACCCATTTGTCTACGGGTTCGTCATCGCTTATCTAGTGAATTTCCTTCTGAACTTCTTTAAAAAACAGTTGGGAAAGATTCCATCTCTAAAAAAAGTTAAACCATCGCGCTTTCACATACTTTCTATGCTTCTAGCTTATTTAGTTTCTGGTTTTCTTGTCTACCTCTTTATCGCCTTTATTTTCCCTCAGCTTATTGCAAGTATTTCCGGACTTGTTCGGAAAATCCCGGACTATGTCCAATCTAGCACGGAATATCTTAAATATCTATCGGAGGATATTCTTCTTCCTCCGGGAGTTGTTGATTTCCTTAATAAACGTTTGGATGAAATGGCATTCTTTATTAGTGACAACGCAGAGGACTTGGTTCCTATCGCTCTGGCCTTTCTGCGAAATACGGCACTGTCGGTTTGGAATGTATTTCTGGGTATTATTATTTCTATCTATATGCTGGCGGAAAAAGAGCAGTTTATCAGTTTGGCTAAGAAAATTGTCTATAGTATTTTCAACGTAAAGAATGCAGAGAGAGTTATAGAGATTGTTAGACGGGCTCAGACAATCTTCAGTCGGTTCCTTGGCGGTAAAATTTTAGACTCTTTGATTATCGGATGCTTAACATTTATTATCCTCACCGCTGTGGATATGCCATATACCCTACTGGTCACCTTCATTATCACGGTCACGAACATCATCCCTTTTTTCGGCCCCTTCATTGGTGCGGTACCATCAGTCATTATCATCTTTTTTGAATCACCAATAATGGCCTTCTGGTTCCTGATCATCATCTTTATTCTTCAGCAATTGGATGGGAATGTCATCGGCCCCAAAATACTGGGAGATTCACTGGGGATCTCTTCGTTTTGGATTCTCTTTGCAATCCTTCTAGGGGGTAAGTTTTTTGGATTTGTCGGATTGATTATCGGGGTGCCCCTCTTTGTTCTTATTTACTCGATTATCAAGGAAATTGTAGAGCTGCGTTTGGAAGCCAAGGGACTTCCGGTAGAGACGAAGGAATATTTGGATCGATAA
- a CDS encoding metallophosphoesterase, with amino-acid sequence MLAVVYIFLLLLLVDLVRMFDRLIKFVPVSVKNNLRTPFFIACFVVLFALAVLTYGTYNAQNPIITRYDFSIDKKASYLNRLRIVMVSDIHYGLIVDSIRIRKMVDLINGLQPDLILIGGDISEGTIHQQDALQLLKSLSQLKSKYGVFAVPGNHDRWSRDETVVRLFDEAGVNVLRDQWAKVADSLYIIGRDNPSTHGGSGGRKELEEIMRGVDSSLPLILLDHQPLELETAQQNQIDLQFSGHTHEGQIFPGNIITNLIYELDWGYMKKDHYHLIVSSGYGTWGPPVRIGTHSEIVCTTINFRP; translated from the coding sequence ATGCTAGCGGTTGTCTACATCTTTTTGTTGCTTTTACTTGTAGATTTGGTACGCATGTTTGATAGATTGATCAAATTTGTTCCAGTTAGTGTGAAAAATAATTTGAGGACACCTTTCTTCATTGCCTGCTTTGTTGTTTTGTTCGCTTTAGCGGTGTTAACGTATGGTACTTATAATGCTCAAAATCCGATAATAACACGCTATGACTTTTCAATTGATAAGAAAGCCTCATATCTAAACAGGCTTAGAATAGTTATGGTTTCCGACATTCATTATGGTCTTATCGTGGATTCAATACGCATAAGAAAAATGGTTGATTTGATTAATGGATTACAGCCTGATTTGATTCTCATAGGTGGAGACATAAGTGAAGGAACAATTCATCAGCAGGATGCTCTGCAATTGCTAAAGTCACTTAGCCAACTGAAATCAAAATATGGTGTTTTTGCTGTTCCAGGCAACCATGATCGCTGGTCAAGGGATGAGACTGTAGTAAGGTTATTTGATGAGGCAGGGGTAAATGTTCTAAGAGATCAATGGGCTAAAGTGGCTGACAGCCTTTATATTATCGGCAGAGATAACCCTAGCACGCATGGGGGATCAGGGGGAAGAAAAGAGTTAGAGGAAATCATGAGAGGTGTAGATTCCTCATTACCCCTTATCTTGTTAGATCATCAGCCCTTGGAATTGGAAACAGCCCAACAAAATCAAATAGATCTGCAGTTTTCTGGACATACTCACGAAGGACAAATATTCCCAGGTAATATCATCACGAATCTCATCTATGAGTTGGATTGGGGTTACATGAAAAAAGATCATTATCATTTAATCGTCTCATCAGGTTATGGCACTTGGGGGCCACCTGTGAGGATAGGAACTCATTCAGAAATCGTTTGTACAACGATTAATTTTAGGCCATGA
- a CDS encoding RMD1 family protein: MEKILINTYKIAARLLLARIAGFMNLRQDVRWRDYLKFDEVEVEKILKYASAAKAVYLYKYGCVSFINFNQDEVSVFLDYLGTLYIEPNYELLSRFNETHEMIPLSEGELILWEGDDVVFQYQPYVDDVAAAVLAKSTELYNIERDLSQVLDEVGKFIVWLNKGYLRANTKKVASTLAQGIRFKYRSIESVRLLDRPSEFNRNHESRLLFDRLCGYFELNKRYEALANQMNILDSITGEYFSFGTKQSEQRLLLFEIVLLASFPLMHILFQ, translated from the coding sequence ATGGAAAAAATACTGATTAATACATATAAAATAGCGGCAAGACTCCTTCTCGCGAGAATAGCAGGATTTATGAATTTAAGGCAGGACGTGAGATGGAGAGATTACCTTAAATTCGATGAGGTAGAGGTTGAGAAGATCCTAAAGTATGCTTCTGCAGCTAAAGCAGTGTATTTATATAAATACGGGTGTGTTTCGTTTATAAATTTCAATCAAGACGAAGTGTCCGTTTTCCTTGACTACTTAGGGACATTATATATTGAACCGAACTATGAATTGCTTTCTCGATTTAATGAGACTCATGAGATGATTCCTTTGAGTGAGGGTGAATTAATTCTATGGGAAGGCGATGATGTTGTTTTTCAATATCAACCCTATGTGGATGATGTTGCTGCAGCAGTTTTGGCAAAGTCCACGGAGCTTTATAACATTGAAAGGGATCTTTCCCAGGTTTTGGATGAAGTGGGTAAGTTCATTGTTTGGCTTAATAAGGGTTATCTGAGGGCAAATACCAAAAAAGTGGCTTCGACTCTTGCTCAAGGTATTCGCTTTAAATACAGGAGTATTGAAAGTGTAAGACTTCTTGATAGGCCATCAGAATTTAACAGAAACCATGAATCCAGGCTGTTGTTTGACAGGTTATGTGGTTATTTTGAACTTAATAAACGTTATGAGGCTTTAGCAAATCAGATGAACATTTTAGATTCTATTACGGGAGAATACTTCAGCTTTGGAACCAAGCAATCAGAACAGAGACTTTTGCTATTTGAGATAGTGCTACTGGCAAGCTTCCCGCTTATGCATATCCTGTTCCAATAA
- a CDS encoding RMD1 family protein, with translation MNDLTFKAFAVTNEIDLNKIAVECNIRKKYTWEEPLLLQGDTLGTITGEPPGKDEKILIFSFGSIVFINSTKQHTERLMRYLKSIKPDIDIGRYDRFQDDYVLHPCEGEEIELTDRYVQIPKVELFYPELISIVIAKSVALERIEEQLSKILDDLEIKIDNLERGKLHIGYKEIAKTTSRIVRHEYNTIAYIMILDKPDITWINSDAADFYEKMSEFFELNDRYIVIKSKTEILKSIIDGFASISHSIRGLFVEWIIVLLIVVEVLLMVLDLIH, from the coding sequence ATGAACGATTTAACATTTAAAGCCTTTGCAGTAACGAATGAAATTGATCTTAATAAGATTGCGGTGGAATGCAATATTAGGAAAAAGTATACATGGGAGGAGCCGCTTCTTCTTCAGGGCGATACCTTGGGAACTATTACCGGAGAACCGCCGGGGAAGGACGAAAAGATCCTGATTTTTTCCTTTGGAAGTATTGTGTTTATTAACTCAACCAAACAGCATACAGAACGATTGATGCGCTATCTGAAAAGTATCAAGCCGGATATAGATATAGGCAGGTATGACAGGTTTCAGGATGACTATGTACTTCATCCGTGTGAAGGTGAAGAAATAGAACTTACTGATCGTTATGTACAGATACCAAAAGTAGAGTTGTTTTACCCTGAGCTTATTTCAATTGTAATTGCTAAGTCGGTAGCCCTTGAGAGGATAGAAGAGCAGCTGAGCAAAATTCTGGATGATCTAGAAATAAAAATTGATAATCTGGAAAGAGGAAAATTACATATCGGTTATAAAGAAATCGCCAAAACTACTTCAAGAATTGTCAGGCATGAATATAACACCATTGCTTATATTATGATTCTGGATAAACCGGATATTACCTGGATTAACAGTGATGCAGCTGATTTTTACGAAAAGATGTCGGAGTTTTTTGAGCTGAATGACCGTTACATAGTTATAAAAAGTAAGACAGAAATCTTGAAAAGCATTATTGACGGGTTTGCCTCTATCAGCCATTCAATTCGCGGATTGTTTGTTGAGTGGATCATTGTATTGTTGATCGTTGTTGAAGTATTGCTGATGGTGCTTGATCTAATCCACTAA